The following DNA comes from Ricinus communis isolate WT05 ecotype wild-type chromosome 10, ASM1957865v1, whole genome shotgun sequence.
AcaacttttaacttttaattaataaaaataagttcgttaacataatattcattccatttaaataaattatcctATTTTAATACCAGTATAAGAGAAGATGCGTTTAACCATACCAACAATTATAACATGGATATCTCCTCTAACAGGGACCTTATTCTGATCCATTGAATGCTTGCGTACACCTCCAAACAGTGCTAATGTTATTCCCGCTgtttaaaagtagaaaatcAGAATGCATGCATCGCCTTTTTATTGAAGTTAAAGACCATACTTAAACAGGAAGTTAATCAATTTCAGAACTGGAGAAAAACCAacaatttctttaattcaGATAATTAGGCTACTTGGCAATCAATAATATCAAACATGGTTACGGATGCGATTAAAACATAAACACGGCAAGAACTAGCATTGGCAAAGGGGAACTATCAAATATCATGATCTAAGGGAgattagtattttataaatgaaattcCAACAAATTTAGCAGTTGTTTGAAGTATCATTTATTACATTTGCTACAAATTATAAAGATGGGTAAATGCAAGAGTTTCATACATCAATCTCTTCACTTCCCATAGACTTATAAGATGCTGGAAGTGGTAGGAAAATGAATTAGGATATTAGCATGAGGGACATTTGATATACCTTTAACAAGTTCATGTCCATAAATTGAGGGGCATATGGATTGCACTAATTGCCGTAAGACATCCGAACCATATTCTTCCGAAAACTTCACAATAAATTCCAAATCCTTAGGAGAAAACGAGAACAAATCAGAAAGCTCCGTAGCTCTAGCATTAGACCTGGCATCTTGCATATCAGAAGATGTAGATTGTGACTTggaattttttattgaaatcaCTTCTAGATACAAATAGTAAAACCCttgattttttccttttgattttcctgCAAATAATAACCAGAAACCTATGtcagaaaatgcaaaaagtTTGACATTCACTTGCCACTTCGAAATTATAAGTCAAGACATTAAGATAAATTAACCACAAGTTGTCCGAGTTCCTGCAATCCAGAATATTACTGGTCATGCAAATGCCTTGTAGAAATATTTTAGCTCACCTCCTCCAATATCCAcataattgttaattgttcTTATAATTCCAGTAACAGTCACCACGTCTCCAGGGATGCATGCATCAACAAGATCTTCAGTCAGTTCACATTCCACTGTTCGAGGAACCCGCCCTTCTTCATGATCTTCTGACCTCAGTAACTCCTGTATCCTGGATGAAgcatacaaaaataatattaagaaaaaaaaatgtaaaaaaaggCAAAAGGGTTTTTATTTCaggaaaataaattgagatgCTTGCCTTATTTTCTGAAAATCTATGGCCTGAGCAGAAGACCGAATGGGATGGAATGTTTTGCTTTTGCACCCATTTAAGTTACAAATAGTTGGAGGCGAGAATTTTCCATCAGGAAATACACGTATGATGTTGGATTTACACTTTTCACAGTCAAAGCTCATTTGCACCACAAGAGGCCTAACAGTGCTTAGTTTCACTACAGTCCCCCGCACAGACACAAGCTTATCTGTCATTTCACCCAATAATACATATCATTTGTAGtcttttagaaaaaacaattcaagaattaaataaagttaCCAATATATGCTGCTTTTAGGTTTTTCAAAGCAATCATTGATTCAGGATAGTTGTGAAGACGAATATTTATCTTCGCGCCATCCTCTAAAATATTCTCCtccaatttggccaaaagcacCTTGTTTTAATTCATAGTAATAGtgaattttctaaaataagtaaaataattatataaagatGAAGAATTCTTTTAGCTTGTACCTTGTGAAGTGCAGCACCCAAACAAGAGAGAGCTATTTTAGGCTTCTCTTctaaaattgcataaaactcaTCAACGTCACATATTTTTCGAAATTGTTGAAAGTCAATTGGTAAAAATAATGCAccattctcttcttttacctGTTCCatgtaatttaaattattttaaacttaaacCTATCCTGTGCCATTTTatcaattctaaaaaaaataaaatcaaaccttaACAATAAGGAGAAATGGAGAGACCTGAGAAGCGAGGTCTTGACCACGAGATGTGGAGAAGAAATTGATGAGTTTAGATATGAGAATCAGCTTGTCCTCGTCGACTGTTATATCGTTCGACGGGAAATAAGCGGCCAGGATATCCGTACTGTTGCTTGCTTGGTTCATCCAACGGTGCTGATTGTTCATGCTCGTATGCTCTACTTTTCTTCCGTACATGACTCTTGCAATCGAACCGATCACTGGTTAGGGCCCTCTGCTACTGTTACTGCCAGTGTTTGCTAAAATACCTCTCGGTTTTGGCGGGAGAGACTTGAGATTACCTTTACGACCAGTCGTTCGTTATAGAGTAAACATGTGTGAGTTCACGACAAGACATTACTTGTCGTCCGGTAGTCGCCTTAACGCTATGTTTGGAGAGAGAACGTAAAATTGGAGGgagggaagaaagaaaattaatgttggaaaagaatttgaaaatcaatttgctttttttaaaaaagaaaaaaacaaagcaCAAAATTGGACCATCATTCTATGCCCCAATTCCACATTACATTCGAAGAATATAACATCATTaccatttaatttatttagttcaATAAATGTGtaatatcattaaaaacaattttataatttaagaaaaaggcaaagaaaatataatatatgattaaaacaaatttcttgAAGGCCATAACAAATTATTGGAAATTGATCCtaagaagaaaatagaaaattaagtaaagaaaaaaaataacgaAAGtcctaaaataaatacatattatcATCACCTTGATCTGACCAAAGGCCCATCATCAAATGGCCGATTATGCTTTTTCACCTGGTTCCGCCTCAAAGTGATACACACACGATACGCTCcccaattttattattattatttttttttcatatacagtttctttttccttaaaattatttttaactccAAAACGCCGCTTCtccaaaattcaaaaatctaccgtctctctctctctctttctcccCACACATTTCCACTCAGTCCCTTGGAATTCGATTTCTCAAGTTTGAATCAATTTCAATTCAATTGCCTTACTTTTTTTTGGATCGATTGATCTGTAAAATGAGTGTGTCTGAGGAAAATTTCGATCTTGAAGATAAAAGCCTAAGTCTAATTGATGTTAGCTTCGAGGACGATTGCCTCTACAATTCTCCTTCTCGTGACCCTCAATTTCTCCATTCTTCAGGTTCTTTcctactctctctctctctctctctctctctctcttaattAGAATTTGTTAATGCGAAGCTGATTGATTTTGTTGATGCTGTTGTTTTGATTAAGTCTAATTATTCGATGATTGGTAAGTTGATATAATATGaaactaatttataatttgagacTTATCAATGATTTCGAACAAAagtggaaaataaaaatagaagccaagttaaattttgaaattaaaaaaaaaaatgtagaTGTGAAATGTAAGGAAATGagtaatttaaataaaagaaataataactGGAAGAAGCTTCTGTTATGTGaaagaatttgtaaattttttttttccttaaaaatgCTGTAGCTTTGCTATTGATAATGATGTGATTTTGTAGATTTCTGTGGTAAGGTAGCGCCCTTTAGTCTCTGCAACTTTTGTTTGATATAGTTTCTGCCAAAAGACGGAAATTTGCCTTACATTAATCACAGATTGATTTTACAGTTTCTATTCTGtgttattttgaatttatgtttttgaAATTGCAAAAGTCCCTTTCGTATAATCTGGCATAATAATGCTATATGCAGATGATCAGACACAGCATAAAACTGTTCAGTTTTCTCTGGGTGCGCAAACCCTAGGAGATTCTCTTGAAGGAGATGGACAAGTAACACAAAAACCACTTGAATCAGAACAAGAAAAgacaaggagaaatgaaaagTACAACTTGCGGAAGAGTTTAGCCTGGGATAGTGCCTTTTTCACAAGTGCTGGTATTTtcctatatttatttattttgtccATTTGATGTTTGGAGTTCTTTAGTCTTTGTCAATATTGATATGATTTATTGTCTAACCAGGTGTTCTAGAACCAGATGAATTATCTAGCATAATTGGAGGAGCTGAGAAAGGTGAAAGAAAACATATGTTACCAGGAATTGAGGAGGATATACACAGATCTACTGATTCGATATCGACATTAGCAACGGATAGTTCAACTTTAGGAACTCTCGAGGATGACTTGTTTGGGGATATAAGAGCTTCAATACAGAAATCTAGTAAAACATTAAATACAGCATTTTCACAGGGTAAAGCGGGATCTGGAGCAGATGAGAGCAAACATACCAAATGTGAGTATCCTTATGTGATGTGGGGCAATAGAAAATACTGGATCCTGTTGGAATAACCTCTTTTCCTCACTCACAACTCATTATCGTTATAGACTTTATCATTTTATCAATAAGCATTGCTTATTTAATCAACACTGCAATGAAGGGTACT
Coding sequences within:
- the LOC8283824 gene encoding probable DNA helicase MCM8 isoform X2 is translated as MYGRKVEHTSMNNQHRWMNQASNSTDILAAYFPSNDITVDEDKLILISKLINFFSTSRGQDLASQVKEENGALFLPIDFQQFRKICDVDEFYAILEEKPKIALSCLGAALHKVLLAKLEENILEDGAKINIRLHNYPESMIALKNLKAAYIDKLVSVRGTVVKLSTVRPLVVQMSFDCEKCKSNIIRVFPDGKFSPPTICNLNGCKSKTFHPIRSSAQAIDFQKIRIQELLRSEDHEEGRVPRTVECELTEDLVDACIPGDVVTVTGIIRTINNYVDIGGGKSKGKNQGFYYLYLEVISIKNSKSQSTSSDMQDARSNARATELSDLFSFSPKDLEFIVKFSEEYGSDVLRQLVQSICPSIYGHELVKAGITLALFGGVRKHSMDQNKVPVRGDIHVIIVGDPGLGKSQLLQAAAAVSPRGIYVCGNATTNAGLTVAVVKDSMTSDYAFEAGAMVLADGGLCCIDEFDKMSAEHQALLEAMEQQCVSVAKAGLLASLSARTSVLAAANPVGGHYNRAKTVNENLKMSAALLSRFDLVFILLDKPDEVLDKQVSDHIMSLHASYGERTAAAKKLRIAQNNRGMEMSVRSGSLISKLRLEPTRDVDFAPLPGPLLRKYIAYARTYVFPRMSRPAAEILQKFYLRLRDHNTSADGTPITARQLESLVRLAEARARLELREEITAQDAMDVVEIMKESLYDKYVDEHGFVDFGRSGGMSQQKEAKRFLSALNKQSELQQKDTFSISEIYSLADRIGLRVPDIDTFVDNLNSVGYLLKKGSKLFQVLTSSYTRSQSSR
- the LOC8283824 gene encoding probable DNA helicase MCM8 isoform X1, whose protein sequence is MYGRKVEHTSMNNQHRWMNQASNSTDILAAYFPSNDITVDEDKLILISKLINFFSTSRGQDLASQVKEENGALFLPIDFQQFRKICDVDEFYAILEEKPKIALSCLGAALHKVLLAKLEENILEDGAKINIRLHNYPESMIALKNLKAAYIDKLVSVRGTVVKLSTVRPLVVQMSFDCEKCKSNIIRVFPDGKFSPPTICNLNGCKSKTFHPIRSSAQAIDFQKIRIQELLRSEDHEEGRVPRTVECELTEDLVDACIPGDVVTVTGIIRTINNYVDIGGGKSKGKNQGFYYLYLEVISIKNSKSQSTSSDMQDARSNARATELSDLFSFSPKDLEFIVKFSEEYGSDVLRQLVQSICPSIYGHELVKAGITLALFGGVRKHSMDQNKVPVRGDIHVIIVGDPGLGKSQLLQAAAAVSPRGIYVCGNATTNAGLTVAVVKDSMTSDYAFEAGAMVLADGGLCCIDEFDKMSAEHQALLEAMEQQCVSVAKAGLLASLSARTSVLAAANPVGGHYNRAKTVNENLKMSAALLSRFDLVFILLDKPDEVLDKQVSDHIMSLHASYGERTAAAKKLRIAAQNNRGMEMSVRSGSLISKLRLEPTRDVDFAPLPGPLLRKYIAYARTYVFPRMSRPAAEILQKFYLRLRDHNTSADGTPITARQLESLVRLAEARARLELREEITAQDAMDVVEIMKESLYDKYVDEHGFVDFGRSGGMSQQKEAKRFLSALNKQSELQQKDTFSISEIYSLADRIGLRVPDIDTFVDNLNSVGYLLKKGSKLFQVLTSSYTRSQSSR